GCGCTGGCCGGGTTCGAGAAGTCGGGCCACTTCTTCCTGGCGAACCCGATCGGGCGCGGATACGACGACGGCCTGGTCGCCGCCGCCGCCGTCCTGCAGATGATGGACAGGAACCCCGGCAAGACCCTGTTCGAGCTGAAGTCGTCGCTGCCGGACGCCTGGACGTCCCTGACCATGTCGCCCCACTGCGACGACGAGATCAAATACGACGTGCTCGCCAAGATCGTCGCCGAGTACGAGAAACTGGGGGCCGAGGGTGGCTCGATCCTCGGCCGCAAGATCGTCGAGGTCATCACCGTCAACGGCGCGCGGGTGCACCTGGAAGACGGGTCGTGGGTGCTGGTGCGCGCCTCCTCCAACAAGCCGGAACTGGTCGTCGTGGTCGAATCCATGCGGTCCGAGGACGACATGCGCGCCCTGTTCCAGCAGGAGGTCAAACCCCGTCTGGCCGCCCACCCCGAGGTCGGGACCTACAACCAGGAAATCTGAGGCCCTCAGTCGCGGAGAGGGCTTGCGGTCATCTCCCTCCCCCCCAGGGGAGGGCAGATCGCGAAGCGATCAGGTGGGGGCGGCAAGGCAAGGCCGCACGATGTATCGCTTTGCCCTCCCCACCCGGTCTCCGCTGCGCTCCGACCACCCTCCCCCAAGGGGGAGGGAGACGGCATCTGCCCGTGCGTCATCGTTCTTCCGCTGTGAACGGGTCGGGGAAGCGGCGGAGCCAGGGCGATCTCGCCCGGGACCGTGACGGCCGCCGTCGCCGACGGCCGCCTGTAGAAGAGTTTCGGCGTGGTCGCCTTGGCTCCGCTCGACCGGTTTTCGCAAGCGTTCGGGGGCGGGATGTCTTGTGTCGGGCAACGCCGGGGGCCTCTTCCCCGACGCCTTGGTGCTGTCCCGATTTGTCCCTTTCCGAGTCTTAGCCCACGACAGGCGACGACGCCCAGTGCGCCGCCGGACCCGGGGTTTCGCCCCGGCATGCCCTGCGATCGACCCCGCCGCGCGTCCGGGTCCTGGGCCCAGGACGCCTTCCCCTCGCAACGGGACGGCAAAAGGATAAACGCGTTTCCGATGCAGGCGCGTCCGGACGCTCCCTGTGAGGACCGGGCCTTGATCGGATTGGGGAATTCGGGGCAAGCGCGGACAACTCGACGCCGGATGTCGGACACCCGACAGAGGAACCGCCCGCGCCGCTGCGCCTTTCCCCTCCTCATCCCAGAGGAGATCGACATGAAAGCGCTATGCTGGCACGGCAAGGGCGACATCCGCTGCGAGACGGTGGACGACCCCGAGATCCAGGACGGCCGCGACGCCATCATCCGGGTCACCTCCTGCGCCATCTGCGGCAGTGACCTGCACCTGTACGGCGGCTTCGTGCCCGGCATGAAGTCCGGCGACGTCATGGGCCACGAGACGATGGGCGAGGTCGTCGCCGTCGGCAAGGACAACACCAAGCTGAAGGTCGGCGACCGCGTCGTGGTGCCCTTCACCATCAGCTGCGGCGAGTGCGACTATTGCAAACGCGGGCTTTATTCCGTGTGCGAACGGTCCAACCCCAACGGGGCCGAACAGGCGAAACAGACCGGCTATCCGACCGCCGGCCTGTTCGGATACACCCATATGTACGGCGGCATCCCGGGCGGCCAGGCCGAATACCTGCGCGTCCCCTACGCCGACGTGGGGCCGATCAAGGTGCCCAACGGCCTGACCGACGACCAGGTCCTGTTCCTGTCCGACATCTTCCCGACCGGCTGGATGGCCGCCGAGAACGCCAACATCCAGCCCGGCCACACCGTCCTGGTGTTCGGCTGCGGCCCCGTCGGCCAGTTCGCCATCCGCTCCGCCTTCATGATGGGGGCCGAGCGCGTCATCGCCATCGACCAGGTGCCGGAGCGCCTGCAGCTGGCCCGCGACGCCGGGGCCGAGACCATCGACTTCTCCGAGGGCGACCTGCAGGAGCGGATCAAGACCATGACCCACGGCGTCGGCCCGGATTCGGTGATCGAGGCCGTCGGCCTGGAAAGCCACGGCTCGGGCGGCCTGATGGAGAAGGTCCAGGAGACCGTCGCCGGCAAGATGGAACGCCCCTATGCCCTGAACGAGGCCATCGTCGCCTGCCGCCCCGGCGGCACCATCAGCCTGCCCGGCGTCTTCGTCGGCGTCATCCCCACCATGATGGGGGCCTTCGTCGGCAAGGGCCTGACCCTGAAGACCGGCCAGACCCACGTGCAGCGCTATCTGGAACCCCTGATGCGCAAGATCGAGGAAGGCGCGATCGACCCCAGCTTCCTGATCACCCACAAGATCAAGCTGGAAGACGGCCCCGACGCCTACAAGATGTTCCAGGAAAAGAAGGACGGCTGCGTCAAGGTCGTCATCAACCCCTAGGCCGGGGACGCCCGGCGGCGAGGAGACCGGAGGCCCCCGTGGAGACGCGGGGGTCTCAATCGTGTTCGGAAGGTGGGGTCCAGTTCGGATCGTTGACGGGATACCAGTCGGCCGCGAGATCCAGCCATTGCGGATTCGCGTCCTCGATCAGCTTCAGCTTCCAGTCGCGCATCCATTTCTTCAAGCGCCGTTCGCGCCGGATCGCATCGACGACCCATTGATGCTGTTCGTACCAGACCAGGTGAACGCAGCCGTGCTCGGCGGAGTAGCCGTCGGGATGGGTCCCGGTCTTGTGCTGCCAGACGCGCGCGTGGAGGTTCGAGGTCGACCCGATATAGACCCAGCCGTTCCGCCCGCTGGCCATGACGTAGGTCGCGATGAAGGTGCGGTGCGTCCCAACCGCACAACCTATCCGCACATCTTCCTTTCGTCATCCTCCGGCGTAGCGAAGCGAAGACCGGAGGACGCAGCGGCGCCGAAGGCGATCTGTTCAGGCACGACGTCAGCCGCCAGTGTCCGCGACAGGTTCGCGCTCCCGCGCGCCGCTGCGTCCCCCGGTCTGCGCCGCGAAGGCGCGGCTTGCCGGAGGATGACGAAAGGAAGCGGGGTGCCTGGCTAGTGCACCCGCGCCTTCCCGATCTCCAGCCCGTCCGCCCCCGCTGACACGGCGATCACCGAGCCGTCCTCCAGCTCGCCGGCCAGCAGCTTCTTCGCCATCGGGTCCACCAGGTCCTTCTGGATCACCCGCTTCAGCGGGCGCGCGCCGTAGACCGGGTCGTAGCCCTTGTCCGCCAGCCAGGCGAGGGCGCCGTCGTCGATGGACAACGTCAACCTGCGGTCGGCCATCAGCTTTTCCAGACGCGCCAGCTGGATGCGGACGATGCCGGCCATCTGGTCGCGGCCGAGGCGGCGGAACAGGATGATCTCGTCGATGCGGTTCAGGAACTCCGGGCGGAAATGGGCGCGGACGGCGTCCATGACGAAGGGGCGCACGGCCTCGACATCCTCGCCGTCGGCCTGGTTGGCCAGGGCGTCGGAGCCGAGGTTGGAGGTCATGATCAGCAAGGTGTTCTTGAAGTCGACCACGCGGCCCTGACCGTCGGTCAGGCGGCCGTCGTCCAGCACCTGGAGCAACACATTGAAGACGTCGGGGTGGGCCTTTTCGACCTCGTCGAACAGGACGACCTGATAGGGCCGGCGGCGCACCGCCTCGGTCAGGGCCCCGCCCTCGTCATAACCGACATAGCCCGGAGGGGCACCGATCAGGCGGCTGACCGAGTGCTTCTCCATATACTCCGACATGTCCATGCGGGTGATGGCGGTCTCGTCGTCGAACAGGAAGGCGGCGAGCGCCTTGGTCAGCTCGGTCTTGCCGACGCCGGTGGGGCCGAGGAACAGGAAGCTGCCCAGCGGGCGATTGGGGTCGTTGAGGCCGGCGCGGGCGCGGCGGACCGCATCGGCGACGGCCTCCAGCGCCGCGTCCTGACCGACGACGCGGCCCCGCAGGGCGTCCTCCATCGACAGCAGCTTCTCGCGCTCGCCCTCCAGCATCTTGTCGACCGGGACGCCGGTCCAGCGCGAGACCACGGCGGCGATCTGTTCCGCGTCGACGACTTCGGGCGTCAGCGGGCCGCCGCCGGCGTTCTCGTCGGCCTCGGCCTGGTCCAGCGATTTCTCGATCTGGGGGATCTGGCCATAGGCGATCTCCGACGCGCGGCCGAGGTCGCCGTTCCTCTGGGCCGCCGCCAGTTCGGCGCGCAGGCGATCGAGGGTCTCGCGGAGTTGCGCTCCTTGCCCGACCTTGTCCTTCTCGGCCTTCCACCGGGTGGTCAGCGCGTCGGATTCGACCTGCAAGTCCGAGATCTCGTCGTCGAGCCGCTCCAGACGCAGTTTGGAGGCGGTGTCGGTCTCCTTCTTCAGGGCCTCGCGCTCGATCTTCAGCTGGACAAGGCGGCGGTCGATCTCATCCAGACTCTCGGGCTTTGAATCGACGGCCATGCGCACGCGGCTGCCGGCCTCGTCGATCAGGTCGATGGCCTTGTCGGGCAGGAAGCGGTCGGTGATGTAGCGGTTGCTCAGCGTGGCGGCGGCGACGATGGCGCTGTCGCTGATGCGCACCCCGTGGTGGACCTCGTACTTCTCCTTCAGCCCGCGCAGGATGGAGACGGTGTCCTCCACCGACGGCTCGTCGATGAAGACCGACTGGAAGCGCCGGGCCAGGGCCGCGTCCTTCTCGATGTATTTGCGGTATTCATCCAGGGTCGTGGCCCCGACGCAGTGCAGCTCGCCGCGCGCCAGGGCGGGCTTCAGCAGGTTGGAGGCGTCCATGGCCCCGTCGCCCTTTCCGGCCCCGACCAGGGTGTGCATCTCGTCGATGAAGAGGATGATCTGGCCCTCGGCGGCCGTGACCTCGCCCAGCACGGCCTTCAGCCGCTCCTCGAACTCGCCGCGGTATTTGGCCCCGGCGATCAGGGAGCCCATGTCGAGCGCCATGACGGTCTTGTCCTTCAGGCTCTCGGGCACGTCGCCGTTGACGATGCGCAGCGCCAGACCCTCGACGATGGCGGTCTTGCCGACGCCGGGTTCGCCGATCAGGACGGGATTGTTCTTGGTCCTCCGCGCCAGGACCTGGATGGTGCGACGGATCTCCTCGTCGCGGCCGATGACGGGGTCGATCTTGCCGTCGCGGGCGGCCTGGGTCAGGTCGCGGGCGTAGCGTTTCAGCGCCTCATAGGCGTCCTCGGCCCCGGCGGAGTCGGCGGTCTTGCCCTTACGGATATCGGCGACGGCGGTGTCCAGCTTGTCGGCGGTGACCCCGGCGGACTTCAGGGCGTCGCCGGCGGGGCCGCCCTCGCGGGCGATGGCGGCGAGGATCCGTTCCGTGGTGACGAAGGCGTCGCCGTTCTTCTTCGCGGCGGCCTCGGCCCCGGCGAAGACGCGGGCGGTCGCGCCGTCCAGATAGAGCTGGCTGTTGGTGCTCTCGACCTGGGGGCGCTTCTTCAGCAGGGCCTCGGCCGCGTCGGCGGCCTTGGCCGGGTCGCCGCCGGCGGCGGTGATCAGGTTGCGAGCGAGGCCGTCGCGCTCTTCCAGCAGCACCTTCAGCAGGTGCTCGGGGGCGAACTGCTGGTGCTTGCGGGCGAGGGCCAGCGACTGGGCGGACTGGACCGCCTGTTTGGCGCGGTCGGAATAGAGGTCGAGATTCATCTGGGTTCCCCGGAGAGGCGGACGTCGTTCAGACGCCCTCACATGAAGCGACGCCTTGATCTGGGGCAAAGGTGGTCGCGGGCAGGGGGGCGCACAAGGGGGGCGGATGGCGCTAGGGTCCCGCCATGGTTCACGCCGCCTTTCCCGTCGATCCCGCCGTCCTGCTGCCGTTCCTGGTGGCGGTGTCGCTGATCGAGCTGACGCCGGGGCCGAACATGGGCTGGCTGGCGCTGGTGGCGCTGGGGCGGGGGCGGATCGCCGGGATGGCGGCGGTGGCCGGGGTGACCCTGGGCCTGACGGCCTGGATGGTCGCGGCGGCCTTCGGGCTGACCACCGTCCTGCTGACGTTTCCGGGCCTGTATCAGGCAGTGCGCTGGGCCGGGGTGGCCTTCCTGCTGTGGCTGGCGTGGGAGGCCTGGGCGGGGGCGGGCAAGGTCGCGCCGGACGCGGAGCCCGACCGGCGGACCCTGGGCGGGCTGTTCCTGCGGGGCCTGACCGGCAATCTGCTGAACCCCAAGGCCGCCGTCTTCTATGTCGCGCTTCTGCCGACCTTCATCCGGCCGGACCGGGCCTCGCCGCTGGTGCAGGCCCTGACGCTGGGCGGACTGCATGTCGCGGTCAGCGTGGCGGTCCACACCCTGATCGTGCTGGGGGCCGCCTCGGCCGGGGCCGTGGTCATGCGGCGGATGCAGGGCGTCGTCGCCGGTCGGGCCATGGCGGCCGGGATCGCGGCGGTGGCGGTCTGGATGGCCTGGACCACCCGCGCCTGAGCCACCGCCGGCCGGAACCGGTCAGCCGCCGCCGGGACCGGTCGAGAAGTCGAACTGTTCCGGCGGACGGCGCGGCCCGGTGCCGAGCGTCCAGCTGAGGCCGATGTAGAAGGCGCGCAGGCGGATGTTCTGTTCGGCCCGCTCGCGGAACAGGGGCGTCTCGTAGACCGAGGTGTTGTTGAACGAGTTCAGCACGTCGCGGCCGGTGAAATTGAACGACAGGCTGTCGGTCAGTTTGCGGCGATAGCCGATGTTGAGCATGCCGCCGGCCTCGCGCGTGCCCTGGGCCAGCAGGCTCTCGCCCTGCCAGAAGCCCGAGACCTGGACGAAGTCCTTGGCCGTCGGCGTCCAGTTCAGGCTGAGGCGGCCGGTGGCGAAGGTGCCCTCGCGGTCCTGGCCGCCGGGCAGGCCCGCTGCGTCGATCTCCTGGCGGAAGACATTGACGCCGGCGCTGTAGCGCAGGGTCGGATGCAGGGCGCCGTTGGCGGTGGTCTCCAGACCCAGATCGCGGCGCGCGCCGAGGTTCTCGGGCCGGGTCAGGAAGACTCCGCCGCCGAGGTCCGTCACAACCTCGGTGAAGGCCTTGTCGGTGTCGCGCAGATAGGCGGTGACCTGGTAGAAGGTCGTGCCCTGCCGCTTCTGCCACATGGCCTCGAAGGCGTCGGTTTCCTGCGGCTCCAGATCGGGATTGCCCGAGCGCCGGTTCAGCGGGTCGCCGTAGGACACGAAGGGGTTCAGCTGGGCGGGCTGGGGGCGCTGGATGCGGCGCGAATAGCTGGCGCGCAGGGTCTCGGTCTCGGACAGCTGGTACTGCAGATGGGCCGTGGGATAGGCGCGGAAATAGTCCTGGGACGCCGAGGCGCCGCCGGTCAGGTCGTCGATCTCGATGTCGGCCTGTTCCAGCCGCAGCCCGGCCTGGGCCGAGAGTTTCTCCGTCAGGGGCCTTTCCCAGGTGCCGTACAGGGCGTGCACGGTCTGGCGCGCCTCGAACCGGTTGCTGAAGCCCGGAACGACGGAGAGCGTCCCCTCCGACGGGCCCTGGCGGAAGGTGACGTCCTGGTCCGGGCGCACGTCGGTCAGCTCGTAGCCGAGGCGCAGCTTGCCGCCGTCGGCCGTGGGCCGGACATAGGCGCTGGTGAAGCCCAGGGTGACCTGGTCCTGGTCCTGGTCCGTGCGTTCGGCCAGGCCGGTGCCCGCGGGCACGAGGAAGTCCGTCAGGGTCAGGCCGCCGGACTCGATGCTGTTGGAATCGTAGCGCAGCTCGTTGGACCATTCATGGCCGGCGTCGTCGAAACGATGCAGCAGACGGGCGGTCGCGCCCCAGTTCGCATAGTCGAAGTCGGAACCGCCCGCGCGGCGGTAGGCGCTGGTCACGGCGCCCGCCGCGTTTCGCGTCTCGAACAGGCTGTCGACGTCCCCGTCGCCCTGGAAGGCGATGCTGCGTACCTCTCCCGTCAGCTGGGTGCGATCGGTCAGCCGGTACTCGGCGCTGAAACGGGCGACCGTGCCGGTCTGGTCGGACTCCTGGGTCGTGTCGTTGCGGGTGGTCGAGACCACCGCCCCGGTGACGGGATCGAGCTGTTCGCGCAGGCGGTTGAGCTCGAACTGGCTGGGATCGGCCCGGTAGCTGAGGTCGCCGGACAGGGTCAGCCGGTCCTTCTGCCACGAGCCGCTGCCGCCGAGGTTCCAGCGGCCGTTGTCGCCGACGTTGGCGCGGATCGAGCCGGTGGTCTGGCTGCCGGCGCGCGGGGCGGTCGGCTTGGTGATCAGGTTGATGACCCCGCCCGAGCCCTCGGGGCTGTAGGCGGCCGACGGGTTGGTCATGACCTCGATACGGGCATAGCGGTCGGCGGGCAGCTGCAGCAGGGCCTGGGCCCGGCCCTCGCCCGTCAGGATCCCCGACGGGCGGCCGTCGACCAGGATGGTGACGCCGGAATCGCCGCGCAGGGAGACATTGCCCTGGGGGTCGACGTCCACCGAGGGCACGTTGCGCAGGGCGTCGGCGAGACTGCCGGTCGTGGCCTGCAGGTCGTTGGCGAGGCTGTAGCTGACCGAGTCGATCGAGGTGCGGACCTCGGTGGTGCTGCCGGTCACGACCACGTCGCCCACGGCGGAGGGCTCGGCCTCGGCCGGTTCGGCGGCAGGGGCGTCCTGCGCGGCCTGGGGCGTCGCGGGGGCTGGGGCTGGGGCGGGCGTCGGAACGGACGCCGGCGTCTGGGCCGGCCGCGTGCCGCCGGCGGGCGCCGGAACCGTGGTCTGGGCCATGGCGGACGGGGCGAGGGCCAGCACGGCCACCCCGGCAAGCAGGATCGATCGGGTTCGGTTCATTGGTCTGTGCCCCCTGGCATTCGCTCGACCGCCCCGGCGACCGATGTCCCGCCGATAGCAGACGATCGACGCAGGCCCGAGTTACAACCCTGTCATAACGTCATGATTTCAGAAGGTTACGGTCCGGTCACGGTTGTGGCGGAAGCATGGCGGACGCCGCGGACGCCGACTGGCGTCACGGGCGGCGCGGCGCTAGCGTGATCGCCTGCCCGGAGCCGCCCATGACCGTTTCGCCCTTCCGCCTGACCCGCCGCTCAGCCCTGTTCGCCTCGGCCGGAGCCGCCGCCCTGCCCGCCGTCGCGTGGAGCCAGGCGGCCAACGACGATGCCAGTCTGGCCGAGGCGATCGATGCCTATGTGACCGCGGCCATGGCCGCCTGGCCGGATCAGCCGGCCCTGGGGGTGGCGGTCGTGAAGGACGGTCAGGCGGTGCTGACGCGCGGCTATGGCGTCAAGGTGCAGGGTCAGGCGGCGCGCGCCGACGAGCACACCCTGTTCGCCATCGCCTCCAACACCAAGAACGTCACCGCCGCCTGCCTGGCCATGCTGGTCGACGAGGGCAAGGTGAAGTGGGACGAACCGGTCCGGACCTATCTGCCCGGTTTCACCCTGTCGGACCCCTATATCGGCGCGCACATCACCGTGCGCGACACCCTGAGCCACCGGGCCGGGTTCGGCCTGGGGGCCGGCGACCTGCTGTTCTGGCCCAACTCGGACCGCACCCGCGCCGAGGTTCTGGCGGCCGTGCCTTTCGTGCCGATCGAGGACGGGCTGCGGGCCAACTACCACTACTGCAACCTGATGTTCGTGGTCGCCGGGGCGGTGCTGGAGGCGGTCTCGGGCCTGACGTGGGAGGCCTTCGTCCAGACCCGGGTGCTGGACCCGCTGGGCATGACCGACACCGTGCCGATGGCCAGCCAGGCGGATCCGGCCCGGTCCGCCCTGCCCCACGCCCGGATCGGGCCGCCGCTGCGCTATCAGGGCGAGATGACGAAGATCGCGGACAGTATCGTCGGCATCTGGAACTGGGATTCGGCCGCGGCCGCGGGCGGCATCTGCGCCTCGCCGGCCGACTGGGCGAAGTGGATGATCCTGAGGCTTGGAAACGGGGCCATGCCCGACGGGACCCGGCTGTTCACCGAGGCCCGGGCGACCGAGATGTGGCGTCCGAACGTGGTCATCTCCGGCACGCCCGGCCCGACCGCCGAACTGCCCGGCCGGGCCATCGCCTCGACCTACGCCATGGGCCATCAGGTGCAGGACTATCGCGGCGAGCGGATCGTCAGCCACGGTGGCGGCTCGCCCGGCGGCAACTCCTTCACCGTCCTGATCCCGGGCCGGAAGGCGGGGGTCTCGGTCTTCTCCAACGCCGAGGAGAATTTCCTGCTGCGGACCCTGCGCAGCGGCCTCGTCGACATCGTGATGGGCAAACAGGGCTTCGACTGGATCGCGGATTCGAAACGGCTGGAGGCCGAGGGGATCGCGGAGTCGCTGAAGGCGGCCACCGAGATCGACGCGAAACAGGCCGCCGGCGCGCCGCCCACCCTGCCGCTGTCGGCCTTCGTCGGGACCTGGCGCGATCCCTGGTACGGCGACATCACGATCGAGGCCCGCGACGTCGGCCTGTGGCTGACCTTCACCCGCAACGCCGCGCTTCAGGGGCCGCTGGAACCCTATGACGGCAACACCCTGCGCACCCGCTTCCCCGACAAGCGCGAGGAAGACGCCTTCGTCACCTTCGAGATCGAGGACGGGCGACCGGTGCGGGCGACGGTCAAGGGCGTGAGCCCGGATATCGACTTCAGCTACGACTACCAGGACCTGAGGCTGACGCGGGTGTGAGACGGTGACGGTCTCCCTCCCCCTCGGGGGAGGGCAGATCGCGAAGCGATCGGGTGGGGCGGGTAAGGCAAGCCGGACTCAGACCTGCGTCGTATCGCCTTGCCGCCCCCACCCGGTCTCCGCTGCGCTCCGACCACCCTCCCCCGAGGGGGAGGGAGACGATCGCGGATCCAGCAGCACCCCCGACACGGTCGCGGCCAGCATCCGGGCGGCGAAGGGCAGGCGGGCGAGCTTGCCGAGCACGTGGTCGCGGACCCAGGGCAGGGACTTGCCGTCGGCCTGGTAGAAGGGGGTGAAGCCCATCGACAGGGCCTGGTACAGCCGCACGTGCCAACGCCGCGCCGCGGCATAGGCCGACAGCGCCTCGCCCAGATCGGCATGGGCCTCCAGCGCGTCGGCCAGGGCCTGGGCGTCCAGCAGCCCCATGTTCACGCCCTGGCCCAGCTGGGGGCTGGTGGAGTGGGCCGCGTCGCCGACGACGGCCAGACGGTCGGCAACCGGCAGGGGCAGGGTGTGGTGGCCGTAGCGGGCGAGGGTCAGCTGGTCCGGATCGGTCAGGGTGTCGAGCACGGGCGAGACCTCGGGCCACAGGCCGCGGACCTCGGCCTTCCACGGCTCCAGCCCCGTCGCCCGCCATTCGGGGTGGTCGGCGTGCTTTAGGCTCCAGAAGAAGGTCGCCAGCCGGTCGGGGCCGTCCGGCCGGGTGCCGCAGGGCAGGACGCCGATCATGCGCGAGGCCCCGCGATAGACCTGTTCCAGCGCGCCCTCGTCGAAGGGGGTCCCGGGCCAGGGCACGGTGGCCCACAGCGCGCCCCACGGCAGTTCGGCGCGGCGCGACCCCTGCGCGACCCCCAGGGCGTGAGCGACCGGCGAGCGCGCGCCCGAGGCGTCGACGACCAGATCGAAGGTCGGGCCGGTCCCGCCCCGGGCCGTCGTCATCCGCCCGCCGGACGCGGCCACGACCTCGGTGTCGGTCTGGAACTGGACCCCCTCGGCCAGACAGGCGTCGTGCAGGACGTGGAAGATCGTCGCCCGGTGGACGCCCAGGGCGTTGATGCCGTCGGGGCGGGGCGTCTTCAGGTCCGAGTATTTGACGTCGAGCACGACCCGGCGACGGCGCGCCTCCCGCCCGAAGACGTGGTTCAGCGGCTGGCCGAGCGCGGTGATCCGGGCCGTCAGACCCAGCCGGTCCAGCACAGACAGGCCGGTCGACTGCAGCATGAAGCCCGCGCCGATCGGACGCGGCGCGTCGAACCGTTCGTGCACGACGACGCGGCGGCCCTGACGCCGGAGCATCAGGGCCAGGGCCAGGCCGGTCGGACCCGCGCCGACGATCGCGACGTCTGCAGGACCTTTCACGCCGGGGCGGGGCACCGTCAGGCCGGGACCAGTTCGATCAGGTCGAGGTTGGATTCGGTCTGGGGCCAGGGGATGACCAGCCGCCAGCGCGCCTCGCCGATGCGTTCCAGCACGGCGATCAGGTCGCGTTCCGGCCGCTGGCCATAGGAGTTGGCGGGCGGCTCGACGGCCAGGGCCAGGGACCCCAGCATGACCATCTGGCGGTCGTCCTCGGGGAACAGCAGGCCGGACGGGCGCTGGGAGCCCGTGGTCTTGGAGAATTTCAGCCCGCGCGGCGTGGCCTCGATGCGGCAGGCGAACCAGTCGTAGACGACATAGCCCAGACCCTGTTCCCCGCCCTGGGAGCCCAGCTTCACCGTGCGGCAGCGGTACGCCCCGACCGGCGGGGTGACGTCGCGGCGCGCCGCGCCCGGCTCGATCAGGTCGCCGAGGGACCGCAGGTCGCCCGAGCCGGTCTGGCGACGCGCCTGTTCCAGCGCCAGCCGCCAGGCCGCGTCGCGGCGGGCATAGCGATCGCGGTCGGCCGAGCGGACGATGCCGCGCCAGTCGCGCAGCGCCCCGGTGTTGATGCTGCCCGAAACCGTCGTCGCGGGCATGGGCGGCGGGGGCGGCGGCGGGGGCGTGGCGGCGCAGGCCGTCAGGATCAGCGGCAGGACCAGACGGGAGAGGCGGGCGAGACGCATGGAGGCTCCGGGTAACCGCGAACGGCAGGACGGAGCCCCAGTCGGGCGGCCACGTCAAGCGGGGGGGCGTCAAGCGGCGGCCGTCGAGCGGAGGGCCACGATGCGATCCGCCGCGCTTGCCCCTGTCGCGCTCCCGGCCTATCCCCTGACCATGCCGACAACGCCCCTGATCTGCCCGTCCATCCTGGCCTCGGACTTCGCCAAACTGGGTGCCGAGGTCGCCGCGATCGAGGCGGCGGGGGCCGACTGGGTCCACGTCGACGTGATGGACGGCCATTTCGTGCCCAACATCACCATCGGCCCGGACGTGGTGAAGGCGCTGCGCCCCCACACCTCCCTGCCGTTCGACGTCCACCTGATGGTCGCGCCGGTCGATCCGTGGCTGGAGGCCTACCGCGAGGCCGGGGCCGACATCCTGACCGTCCATCCCGAAAGCGGGCCCCACCTGCACCGGACCCTGGGGCGCATCCGCCAGCTGGGCGCGAAGGCCGGCGTGGTGCTGAACCCCGGCACGCCGCTGAGCGTGCTGGAGGACGTGATCGAGCTGGTCGACCTGGTGCTGCTGATGTCGGTCAATCCGGGCTTCGGCGGGCAGTCGTTCATCGGCTCGACCCTGAAGAAGATTGAGCGGACCCGGGCGATGCTGGACGCGGCCGGATCGTCCGCACACCTGCAGGTCGACGGCGGGGTGACGGCGGCCAATGCCGGGGCCTGCGTCGCCGCCGGGGCCGACGCCCTCGTGGCCGGAACCGCCGTGTTCCGGGGCGGGCCGGACGCCTATGCCGCCAACATCGCCGCGCTGAAAGCTGCATGAGCCCGGTCGGGCCCTTCGCCGAACGCGCCGCGCCGCCGACGGTCGGCGAGGGTGCCATTCCCGGCCTGAGGGGCGCGCCGGTGCGCACGCCGGTCCGGACCAGCGGCGCCCAGACGGGCCCGGCCCTGTGGCCGGCCATCGCCGGACGGGTTCTGACCCGCCAGATGTGGATCGAACTGTACGGCCTGCCCGGCTATGCGATGACGCTGGCGGCGGGCAAGGCCGTGGCCTTCGCCGCCACGCCGCGCGATTTCCGCCCCGTGGACCCGGCCGTCGGCAAGGCCATTCTGGGCGGGCGCTTCCATCTGGCCGGGACGCATATGGAGGCCGAGGCCCCGGCCGATCCCTTCAACCGGCCCAGTCCGTCGAAGGCCTTCGCCA
This DNA window, taken from Brevundimonas subvibrioides ATCC 15264, encodes the following:
- the rpe gene encoding ribulose-phosphate 3-epimerase translates to MRSAALAPVALPAYPLTMPTTPLICPSILASDFAKLGAEVAAIEAAGADWVHVDVMDGHFVPNITIGPDVVKALRPHTSLPFDVHLMVAPVDPWLEAYREAGADILTVHPESGPHLHRTLGRIRQLGAKAGVVLNPGTPLSVLEDVIELVDLVLLMSVNPGFGGQSFIGSTLKKIERTRAMLDAAGSSAHLQVDGGVTAANAGACVAAGADALVAGTAVFRGGPDAYAANIAALKAA